The Candidatus Saccharibacteria bacterium sequence GGCATGTACAACGTTAACACGTGGCAGGACTGGGTCCATACCGGATAAACATTGACTTTAGGGGCAGTGGCTGGTATATATAAGAGAGATATCACTACAAAAATAGACAAAAGGAAATTGCGAGTTACCATGTCTGACCTACCAGAAAAACAAGTAAAGCGGCTCCGCTCGCTGATACAAGAAGCAGAGACGAACCTAGCAGCGGCGAAAGAGCTGCTTATTAGTATTGTTGGCGATGATGGCAATGTTGTCACTCCTCGAAACAGCCAAGAAGACGTAAGTGGCAAAGTAGTCGAAGGTGTGTTTGATGGCCAAATTATGATTGGCCCCGACGGAAAAAGTTACCCAGTTCCTGCAAACTATGCAAGTAAATCAAAGCTTGTCGAGGGCGATATTCTTAAACTGACGATTGCTGACGACGGTGGATTTATCTACAAGCAAATTGGTCCAACTGCACGCCGCCAAATCATTGGCACGCTTGTGCAGCACGACGGCGCGTACTACGTTGAGGCAAACGGCCGCGAATACCGTATTCTTCTTGCAAGCGTTACCTACTTCCGTATTAACGAAGGCGACCAAGTTACCATTATTGTTCCAGAAGACAACCCAGAAGCAACCTGGGCGGCTGTTGAAGCAGCTCTTTAGTACTCATGGCAGAGGTGGGAACGTATCTGCTGACAAACGTGGGATTCGACCGGAGTCAAACGCCTTGCATTTCTTTACAAAAGGATGGCGAATACATAGACATATCGCCCCTGGGCAAAACACTAACGCTGCGGTTTGATACAAGCAGTCGGTTTTGCGTGGGATGGCGGGATATAACGACCGGCGAGCGGTTTACATGCCCAGACAATCAAACAGTTGAAAGTAAATACGAACAGTGTTCGGCGTGTCAAAAGCGCACCGGATTCAACCCGGCATTTTACAATGCCACAAGCGTATCCGACCAGCAAGAGGCAAGAAACCTTGAGCCACACCTTTTGTACCTTGCACACTTTGGGCAAGGTACGGTAAAGGTGGGAATCTCACACGCAGCCAGGGGCAATTCGCGCCTTCTCGAACAAGGTGCGAGGTCGGCAATTATTCTCGAAACGTTTCCAAGCGCGCATATCGCACGCCAGTACGAAGCCAAAATTGCCGCACTACCAGGAATAGCCGAGACTATTCAACTGCGTAAAAAGATCGCCTCGCTTTCACAACCATACGACACCAAAGCCGCAGCGACCGAGCTTTTAACCGTCAAGGACGGAATCGAAAAAACAATCGGATCGAAGTTTCAACAAGACAATATTCTTCACCTCGACGACATATTTTTTCCAAGCGGAAAACCCGCCCTCAGCGATGCCTACGACTGCACCGAACACAGCTTCGTTTCTGGAAAAGTCACTGGCATGCTTGGCTCTGTATTGTTCTGCGATCATCAAGACACGCCTGTTTTTCTTCCCCTTAAAAAGTTAGTGGGGTATCCAGTTACCATTTCAGAAAGTGAAACGACAATCCCAATGCCCGCACGGCAAATATCCCTATTCTAACTTTTTAAAAACGACAACACACATTGCACGCAAAACAGCGTACAATAGACAGTAGAAAAAGTGAGGGGAAACAAACACAATGTCCAAGGCGTTGTATCGTAAATATCGCAGTAAATCGCTGAGCGAAGTCATGGGGCAGTCCCATGTTACTAATGTTTTAGCGCGCAGCCTCGAACAAGGGCGCGTTGCTCATGCCTACTTGCTTACCGGACCACGTGGCGTTGGCAAAACCTCAATTGCAAGAATCCTAGCCTACGAAATAAACAAATTACCGTACGACGAAACGGCGACTCATCTTGACATTATAGAAATAGATGCCGCAAGCAATAATGGCGTCGAGGATGTCCGCGACCTTCGCGAAAAAGTGCAAATCGCCCCTGTTTCGGCAACCAAAAAGGTGTATATTATCGACGAGGTTCACATGCTTTCCAAAGCGGCATTCAACGCACTTCTAAAAACGCTTGAAGAACCGCCAGAACATGCCGTATTTATTTTAGCAACCACCGATGTCGATAAGCTGCCCGCTACAATTATTAGCCGCACCCAGCGTTTTAGCCTTCGCGCAATTTCGCAAAAAGACGCGATCGACCACCTTCGGCACATCGCTACCGGAGAAAAAATCAAAATCGACGACGGCGCACTTGAACTTATCGCCACGCGCGGAGACGGTAGTTTTCGCGACAGCATTAGCTTACTCGACCAACTTCGCAGCCTAGCAGATAGTAAAGAGGGAATTACACGAAAGTTAGTTGAAGATTCTCTCGGTCTGGCTCCCGCCGACCATGTCGATAAACTTTTAGCCGCCTACGAAGCCAAGGACCTTAAAGTGATCGTTGACCTGCTCGACGAAAGCGACAAAAGCGGCATTCAGCCAAGTGTTCTTGTAAGTCAGTTGATTCAGACAGTGCGTTCCACTATCGCCGAAAAGCCTCAGTTCATTACGCTTCTTGATCAGCTGCTTGAAGTTGCGAAATCATCACAGCCGAACATTAAGCTCCTTACCGTACTAGCGGCACATACTGTCAGGCCAAAGGTCGCCGCACTAGCAGCGCCGCCGCTCGAAGTAAGCGCACCAATTGCCGAACTTGAAAAACAGGCGACAAAGCCGGCTCCAAAAATTGTTTCGCAAACCCCGATAAGCCACAAATCGCCAGCTAAACCAGCGGCACCGGCCACCCAAAAACAGACGCCCGCCAAACAAGACGCCCCGACACCAATGGGAACGGGCAATGATCTAAATTGGGAGCAACTCCTTGAGTATGCACATCAAAACTTCGTTGCAATATATAGCGTTCTCTCAAAGTGCAGCTATGAACGAAGCGATGACACACTGGTTCTTTACACCGGAAACGCCTTCTACAAAAAGAAGCTCGACGACGCCAAACATAGAGGCAATCTTTTTAAGGCCCTCGCCGAAACAGGCGCTGGCGGCATGACAATCGAAACAATAGGAACGCCACCACCGCCAAAAGATAGCACTGCAGCGGCTGTTGCTGCTATTATGGGTGGAGGAGAAGAGGTGAACGTCGCCGAGTAGCGCGTTTAAAGTTTTTATGTCTGCAAGAGAAGTGCCCGCCGGAAAAATTCCACCACAAAATATCGACGCCGAGAAAAGTTTGCTCGGTGCGGTTTTAATTGACGAAGAAACGCTTGCCGATATATCAGAACACGTCACCCCAAAAGACTTTTACGACAAACGTCACGCCGCAATTTTTGGCGGCATGATGCGACTATTCGAGCATCACCGCCCCGTCGACCTACTAACACTTACCGATGAGCTAAAGAAAAAAGACGAACTAGATCTTGTTGGCGGCGCCGCGTACCTTACGGAGCTAACAAATTATGTTCCAACCGCCGCTCACGCCGAAGCGTACGCAGAAATGGTAGCGCAAAAGGCCGTTCGCCGGCGCCTTATTAAGGCAAGTTCCGAGATATCAGAGCTTGGGTTTGATGAGGACACGACAACCCAAGAACTGTTAGAAAAGGCCGAGGCCGAATTATTTAGCGTGAGCGACCAATCACTCAAGCAAGACCTTACGAGCATCGAAACGATTCTTACCGATAGCTTTGACCGCATGGAAGAGCTTCATCGCAATAAAGGGGCGCTTCGTGGCGTGCGTACGGGCTGGCGCGATCTCGACAACATGACAGCAGGTCTGCAGCGGAGCGACCTTATTATCCTTGCTGCGCGTCCTGCCATGGGTAAGACAACCCTCGTAACGAACCTCGCGTATAACGTTGCGACCGTTGCCAAGCAATCGGTGTTGTTCTTTAGCCTCGAGATGAGCAAGGAACAGTTGGTTGACCGTATGCTTGCCGACGCCAGCGGTGTCGACGCCTGGAATATCCGCACGGGTAACCTTAGCGACGACGACTTTAGTAAACTGAGCGAGGCCATGGGAGAAATGGCCGAAGCGCCAATTTACCTCGACGACACACCAGGTCTTTCTGTGCTCGAAATGCGCACAAAGGCTCGTCGCGCCGCGCACGATGCGCCACTTGGTCTTATTATTATCGACTACCTTCAGCTTATGCAGGGAAGTGGCCGCGACAACGGCAACCGCGTGCAAGAGGTGAGCGAGATTTCGCGTGGCCTTAAACTTATTGCCCGCGAGCTTAATGTGCCCGTTATCGCACTGAGTCAGCTTAGTCGATCCGTCGAAAACCGAAGCCCGCAAATTCCACAGCTTGCCGACCTGCGCGAATCGGGATCGATCGAGCAGGATGCCGACATCGTTATGTTTATTTACCGCGAAGCATATTACAACCCCGAGACTGAGCGCGAAAATATCACCGACCTTATCATTGCAAAGCATCGTAACGGCCCCGTTGGCAAGGTAGAGCTCTACTTCCACCCTGAGCGCCTGCGATTTATGTCGTTAGATAAACGCCACGACCAATAATCGTGCTATAATCGTAAGTAATTTATGGGCACACAAGTAACAGATTACACGCTTTACCGCTGGCGCTACGTCCTTGGCTACGGGCTGATTGGGCTTACTATCGCCGGATTACTTGCTGTTGCCGGCCTGTACATACCCGGCGGGCTGAGTGTTGCCGAGCAACAATCTGTCGTGACAAGCAACGCACTATCTTTCTCGCTCGACAGTTTTGATCCAACGGCCATTATTAACTTGCCATACCATCTTTTACAGCGGGCAAGTATTGAACTTTTTGGTCTTACACTGCTTGCGATTAAACTGCCGTCACTACTTCTCGGTCTTGTAACGGCCGCAGGAATTCTTATGCTACTTCGCATGTGGTTTCGTGCGAATGTTGCTATTATTACGACCATTCTTGTTATTACCACAGGTCAATTTCTATTTGTCGCCCAAAGCGGTACCGAGAATATTATGTACCTGCTGCTTTCCACTTGGCTTTTGGTAGCGGCACTTAAGGTCTCTCGCAAAGCCAAGTTTAGCGGCCTTTGGAAAATCAGTCTGTTTGCTATTGCAGCCCTCAGCCTCTACACCCCTCTTAGTATCCACATTCTTATTGCACTCCTCAGCGCCATCATCCTTCATCCGCATCTGCGGTTTATCGTGCGGCGTCTTTCAAAAACAAAACTACTTATTGCCGGGGCTAGCGCACTTGTCATTACGATTCCTCTTATGTATGCGATATGGAAAGATCAATCTATTGGATTAACACTTCTTGGTATTCCACAAACAATGTCAAATATTGGCGCAAATGCTATTCAGCTTATTAAACAGTACATCGACTTCTTAACTCCAAACAGTAGTGCGCTCATGAGTCCAATCTACAGCCTGGGTTCAATGATTCTCATTCTTTTGGGTATTTTGCGGCTTGCCACCACCAAATATACAGCCCGCAGCTATATCACAGTGACGTGGATCGTCCTGTTGCTTCCTGTGCTCGTACTCAACCCAAATCTCGTTAGTGTGACATTTGTTCCAGT is a genomic window containing:
- the dnaB gene encoding replicative DNA helicase; protein product: MSAREVPAGKIPPQNIDAEKSLLGAVLIDEETLADISEHVTPKDFYDKRHAAIFGGMMRLFEHHRPVDLLTLTDELKKKDELDLVGGAAYLTELTNYVPTAAHAEAYAEMVAQKAVRRRLIKASSEISELGFDEDTTTQELLEKAEAELFSVSDQSLKQDLTSIETILTDSFDRMEELHRNKGALRGVRTGWRDLDNMTAGLQRSDLIILAARPAMGKTTLVTNLAYNVATVAKQSVLFFSLEMSKEQLVDRMLADASGVDAWNIRTGNLSDDDFSKLSEAMGEMAEAPIYLDDTPGLSVLEMRTKARRAAHDAPLGLIIIDYLQLMQGSGRDNGNRVQEVSEISRGLKLIARELNVPVIALSQLSRSVENRSPQIPQLADLRESGSIEQDADIVMFIYREAYYNPETERENITDLIIAKHRNGPVGKVELYFHPERLRFMSLDKRHDQ
- the dnaX gene encoding DNA polymerase III subunit gamma/tau, with protein sequence MSKALYRKYRSKSLSEVMGQSHVTNVLARSLEQGRVAHAYLLTGPRGVGKTSIARILAYEINKLPYDETATHLDIIEIDAASNNGVEDVRDLREKVQIAPVSATKKVYIIDEVHMLSKAAFNALLKTLEEPPEHAVFILATTDVDKLPATIISRTQRFSLRAISQKDAIDHLRHIATGEKIKIDDGALELIATRGDGSFRDSISLLDQLRSLADSKEGITRKLVEDSLGLAPADHVDKLLAAYEAKDLKVIVDLLDESDKSGIQPSVLVSQLIQTVRSTIAEKPQFITLLDQLLEVAKSSQPNIKLLTVLAAHTVRPKVAALAAPPLEVSAPIAELEKQATKPAPKIVSQTPISHKSPAKPAAPATQKQTPAKQDAPTPMGTGNDLNWEQLLEYAHQNFVAIYSVLSKCSYERSDDTLVLYTGNAFYKKKLDDAKHRGNLFKALAETGAGGMTIETIGTPPPPKDSTAAAVAAIMGGGEEVNVAE
- a CDS encoding glycosyltransferase family 39 protein, with the translated sequence MGTQVTDYTLYRWRYVLGYGLIGLTIAGLLAVAGLYIPGGLSVAEQQSVVTSNALSFSLDSFDPTAIINLPYHLLQRASIELFGLTLLAIKLPSLLLGLVTAAGILMLLRMWFRANVAIITTILVITTGQFLFVAQSGTENIMYLLLSTWLLVAALKVSRKAKFSGLWKISLFAIAALSLYTPLSIHILIALLSAIILHPHLRFIVRRLSKTKLLIAGASALVITIPLMYAIWKDQSIGLTLLGIPQTMSNIGANAIQLIKQYIDFLTPNSSALMSPIYSLGSMILILLGILRLATTKYTARSYITVTWIVLLLPVLVLNPNLVSVTFVPVFLLMAMGISTLLNNWYKLFPRNPYARIAGLIPLAVLIGGLIFSGIDRYVYGYLYAPQTASNFSQDLRIITDELNKKDREPTMLVASEDEKPFYEVIAKHHEKVSVVSSIPEAPAPLVIASRKTQPQALPQPPQTILTDSMTGDSDRFYIYKTGAK
- a CDS encoding DUF2797 domain-containing protein, translated to MAEVGTYLLTNVGFDRSQTPCISLQKDGEYIDISPLGKTLTLRFDTSSRFCVGWRDITTGERFTCPDNQTVESKYEQCSACQKRTGFNPAFYNATSVSDQQEARNLEPHLLYLAHFGQGTVKVGISHAARGNSRLLEQGARSAIILETFPSAHIARQYEAKIAALPGIAETIQLRKKIASLSQPYDTKAAATELLTVKDGIEKTIGSKFQQDNILHLDDIFFPSGKPALSDAYDCTEHSFVSGKVTGMLGSVLFCDHQDTPVFLPLKKLVGYPVTISESETTIPMPARQISLF